Part of the Mya arenaria isolate MELC-2E11 chromosome 8, ASM2691426v1 genome, GCCATGTTATCTTACCAGTGCATGCGTATATCTATCGTAGTATACAGTTTATAAAAGAAGCCATAGTCGATCTCCACTTACATGAAGCAGTATTTCCTTCGCATCGTAATCAATGTCCACTACATGTTTAGCAATAGACCGAACACTTTTATACACATATGTATTATCTTCAATGTTTACAGTTGATACACATGCACATATTCACTCTCTCCACCTACGAAAAGACGTCTTTCCTCGGAATCATAGCCAATGGCCACCACGGGAAAATCCAGAGGTTTTGGAAACACGCTTGAAACGTGACTACTACGGTAGACCCTGTAAACATTCTTGTTCATCAAACTTGAAACCAGAAGGGAATCTTCCAACACTCGTATGTTCTGTGGCGACTGCAGTAGCTCTGAGTATGCGAATAACTCTACAGTtccatcattttttatttcaacaatggAATTATTTCCGGGAACGAATACTGATCCATTGGATTTTTCAACGGTTGAAAAAGAAACGGAAGAAATGAGCGATTGACCGTTTGCATCTTTAGTTTGCGACAAGCTTTCGCTCACGATTCTGTCTACCTTTCTGTCAAGCGTAAGCTCAGTCAGTTTTATAGGATTTCCTCCAATGACTTTTAACTTTTGGTTGTAATAATCGACCGTATGATATTTAGTCCCAGTTCGGATTTTGTCTTTCAACCCAAACTTGTTATCTTGTTCTTGCAGCTGAACAACGTTAATTTGACCATCCAGGTGCAGCACATATACATCCGTGTGTTCCCCGCGACTCATTTGCAGTGGTAAGCCATCTATTGTCTGTCTTGAGATAACTTTATCTTCCGTAGTGTCAATCAGACGAATATTGTTTTGGTGTTCATCAATTACAAGCATATGAGTTTTATTCAAGCAAATAATATCTCTTATTTTGGGCACTTTACTCTTATTTAACGTTTTAACGTTCAGCCTCTTCAACAGAAAAGGCGTTTTTGCAATGTTGATAATAGATGTTTCTGAAGGTTCCACATTGCCAATACAGTAGCGAGTGATCTGGCTTTTACCAAAGGAAGCATGGACGTAGTCGTCCATTACACGCAACTGAGACTGTGTGGAATGCATAAATTGCAACAATTTATTATTCTGCTTTGAAGTTTTGAAACTCTCCACATCTGACAGCCATTGGTCAAGCTGATTAATCGTACTCTCGCATGCTGCaataaccgaacccaagtaagCGCTATCTGCTGCTTTCATTTCACCCAGTTGGTTTGTTACAAAACTGATTGTAGTTTCATAGCAACGATTGACATCATCTAGGTACGAGAACGCTCGTTGTTTCTCTATCTgccatttgtttttaaagtgtgTCATAGATGCACAAAACGAATTGAATTCCTTTTTACTGGTTATCTCATTTTTAAACTCAGTGATGTTATTCAAGTCTTTGCAGGCCACATGACCGATATTGAGACATTTCTCACAACATAATTGGTTGTGCGTTCCACAGTAAGAAACAATAACATACCCATCATGGATCTGGCAGACCAAAGATGTGTTATCACTGGTCGCGTCGTTTGGATTGTTTTCCCTTTGTTCATCTCTTTTCGGAACCTCATCCGTTCTACACAATCTATGTTTTCTCATTGGGCGGGTCAAACAGTGAACGTTCAAACATGTTTCACATAGATAGTCATTGCAATCCAAGCAATATCCTTTTGCCTTAATAGACGTTCCTTCATCAAGACATTGTTCACAAAATAGTTCAGTATCTTCCTCTTTGTCTTCTTTTCCCCCCAGCTCAGATGTGTCCTGACACTCCGCCATATTTGTTTGCCTACTTTTTTCCGTGTATAGATTAGAAGAGGTTAAGACAAGTGTAAAGTCATGTGCAATAATTCACCGATAAgaggtaaaaatataaaacgtcTGTGCATTTAAAAAGTCCTTGACATCCGAGTGAAGTGGATATCAAACTATACAGATATAAATACAAACGCTAAAACGTTTATgataaatagtttaatattcTAGCGGTATGCATAAGTGactcgttatttatttttatgcattatatTAAGGGTGTATAACAAGGTACACTTGCgtgattatattaaaatatcctCGTATTTAAACAAACTATTGTATCCTAATGTGGACATTCAAGTATCCATATAATGTTATCAAATcagtgttgtttacatttactATTTCGGCAGactatgaaaaaaacacaaagttATGGAAAcgttataataaatacatactacGCTGTAACCATGTCTTTCATGTAAAATGTGTATGTCGACGAGCACAAACTACGgatgatatttcattattttggcCATTCAATATGTTCCTAAAATTTATTCAAATCAAAAGGCATTGCAAGATAACAATGTTTCGAAAAACAAGTGCCTGTAAAactgatatgttttgttttcctcAAACAGACAAACACAGTGTTTCTAAAGAATCAttgagtaaataaataataacttgaCGTTGTGAAAATCCGAAACAGGAATATGAACGAAATGTTATAGCCGTATAGGGTTTTCCTTAAAAATATTAAGCATTGTACATTTCTCATCTTTTCATATTCTGTGTACGCTAAGTCTGGATATGTAGCAGGATacaaataaaatacgatcttacactgatatcaacaaatatcctatttatatttaaatacacattAATACAAAAGCATCACAATTAATACACACATTATATGAGTAAACGTCTTATATCCTAATcgaaattatcaaaacaattgaacCATCCGAGCGTATGTGAATGGATTTAAATCTGAGGGTTTACGGACAGAGTTTGAGGGAGTCTACTTCTAGTTAAGATTTGAGAGTCTGCTTTGCTCtcgtttgataaataaaaaaaaacacttggcAGCTAATAATAgttatttacaaacaatcaAACTTGCATTATCGGACGTGGTTGGGTTGCTTTTACTTTAAAGGATACAGTTGAAAGTCTGAGAGTGCTACATGTgcttatgtatatatttaaagcatttaccAAACAACTCCGGTAAACGATCTCAGCATTAAGGTTACTTTATATAACTAAGGACAATAACAAGGTTTGCTCTCCGGTACTACATGATCCCTGCAAACTCCCACCCATATCCCCCTCTGTAATTAGCGGCAATTCGCCAGACGCTCCCTTCCTCTTTTGACAACTCGACCCCGCAACCTATTATTGCTAATACTAATACAAGACTCGACTGAGAATTTCAACGTAGCCGCTGATCTGCAACACTATCGCTGAGTAAAATGCCATCTAATTACATATCGGTGTTTTGATGTTCGAGCgaaagcaaatttaaaaatgaaaagtacaCACTTCTTTTGCGGCTAAGTGTATAACGACTAACCGTTACCTCTAACTATTCCAATATTCATGGAAAATCTTAATGTTTATTCCGAACACTAGGCCAAGTTCTATACTACGCCTCAAGTCGGGTTACGCAGTTCATAAGTGAAATTAAGAAACTCTTGTTAGGACTCTTTCAAAAAGTGTTTTGATCATTTTCGTGGAACTAGATAGGtcacaatgtttgttttattgatagTTCAAGTTCTTTTGAAGATTTGTATTTACATTACCGGCTTTGTGACTCCACTCAGATAAGTGATAAAGGGTATTTTGCTTATACCTGTTTTGTATCTTATGCTATGAAATCAACATACGTTTGACTATTTATTTGGgacaaaataacaatatttcagtCAAATTTAGTCAAATGGATATTTGTACGTTTAATTCACAATAGGTTATCTAAATCTGCAGATATTACATTTTGCGGGTTGGTGGTGCGTTGTACAGAGTAATATATAcgtttattgaaacaaaaaaaaacagaatattgtttgaatatagcTAATTgctttcatacattttatattaacaacaaaattattgaatgaaaatatcCAAGCACGGGCATGTACATATGAATTctggtataaaaaaaacacaaccgCTTTCTCCACAAGCAAATTATATAACACTCGAAGTCACTCCTTTATAACTTCTGCAATAATTGCAAAATTGTGTCACACGCTACGGTTGATACTAATGAATGCAGTTTCAATTTACATGAAGCCTTTATTCAGCATCTCATGAGTATCTATCAACTTCATATTTAGTAATACGCTGACCATTTCTGCTAAACTCCTATTAATGTTTATGCACATGCACACAAAATGTTGTCAAAGCCGTGAAGCCGGTACTCATAACATGCATACAccatttaaatcaaaacaaaaagtttaaatcTATAATGATAatcaattgatatttcatattatcataaTCATTTTCCCTATCGACACAGAGACGCATGTCCTCAGTATCTTAGTTAATGACCATTACATGAAAACGCCGAGGTTCTGGCAAAACGCTTGATTTATGGCAAGATCTGTAAACTCTGAAAAAAACTATCTTCCCCCAATCGAGTTGGAAACGTTCAAGCACTAACACTTATATTGTTGCACACTTCTGTTGATAGGCGTGAACATagtcaatgagctattttcgcCACCGATGTAAACGTTGCTTCTTCTACTTTTTTTCTCATAAAGAGTCACCTAAAGAAGCAACCACAGTCAAAAGTCTATAGGCACACTACGTCATCTATCCACTACATGCGTAAATTTATCGAAGTCTTCAGTTGTTAAAAACAGAGATAGTCGTACTCCTCATACACAAAGTAGTAATTCCTTAGCATAGTAATCAACGTTCAGTAATCGTCTAGCATTAGGCCGAATACTACATGTAGATCGTCTTCAAAAGACATCCACATAATTAATCTCCTTCAAAGTAAAACATATCCTCTGGATGTTAGTTCTCTGTATGAGTCAATCTCTTCACCTACAGAAACAACACCGTTTTCAGCATCACAGTCATAagcaactacatgtacaaggcTGTCAATAGGCAGACTGCATTGCTTCTCCTGTATTTATCCTAGTTAACAGTTGATAAAGGAAGACATAGACCCGTTCCTTCTCCCTGAGCATCGTACATTTTCTTCTACAGCCTACAGTCTACAGTTGATAAACAGACACATTATCACTCTCTCCACCTACGAAAAGACGTCTTTCCTCGGTATCATAGCCAATGGCCACCACGGGAAAATCCAGGGGTTCTGGCAACACGCTTGACACGTGGCCACTACGGTAGACTCTGTAAACATTCTTGTTCTCTCTACTTGCAACAAGGAGGGAGGAATCTTCCAACACTCGTATGTTCTGTGGCGACTTTAGCAGCTCTGAGTATGCGAATAGTTCTACCGTaccatcattttttatttcaacgaTGGAATTATTTCCGGGAACGAATACTGATCCAGTCGATTTGTCGACAGTTGAAAAAGAAACGGAAGAAATGAGCGACTGTCCGTCTGCATCTTTAGTTTGCGACAAGTCTTTGTTCACGATTCTGTCTAGCTTTCCGTCAAGCGTAAGCTCAGCCAGTTGTAATGGATTCCCCCCAATGACTTTTAACTTTTGGTTGTAATAATCGATAGAATGATATTGTGTTTCAGTTCGGATTGTTTCGCCGTCTATCAACTTCAACTCGTTATCTTGTTGCTGTATATGAACACTGTTAATATGACCGCACTGGGTACAATAAAGTATTGATGCATCCTTGTTTTCCCAGCTACTCATTTGCACAGGTGAACCATTTGCCTCCTGTGTTGAGATAACTTTATCTTCCGTAGTGTCGATCAGACtaaatatgttgttgtattgGTCAACAGCAAGCAAATGTTTGTTGAAGCAAATTAAATCGCTATTTATGGTCGAACACATCCAAGTTACGGAAATATTCAATCTCTTCAACAGAAAAGGCGTTTTAGCAATGTTAATTATAGATGTTTCTGATGGTTCCACATTGCAAATACAGTACCGAGTGATCTGGCTTTTACCAAAGGAAGCATGGACGTAGTCGTCCATTACACGTAACTGAGACTGTGTGGATTGCATGAATTGCAACAATTTCTTATTTCGTTTTGTCGTTTTGTAACTCTCCATATCTGACAACCATTGGTCAAGCTGGTTTATCGTACTCTCGCATGCTGAAATTACCAAACCCAAATAAGCGCTGTCTGCTGCTTTCATTTCACCCAGTTGGTTTGTTACAAAACTAATTGTAGTTTCATAGCAACGATTTACATAATCGAGGTTCGACAATGCTCGTTGTTTCTCTAACTgccatttgtttttaaagtatgtcATAGACGCACAAAATGAATTGAATTCCTTCCTACTGGTTATCTCATTTGTAAATTCAGTGATGTTATTCAAGTCATTGCATGCCACATGGCCGATACTGAGACATTTCTCACAACAGAACTGTTTGTGCGTTCCACAGTAAGAAACAATAACATACCCATCATGAATCTGGCAGACCAAAGATGTGTTATCACTGGGTACATCGTTTGGATGGCTTCCCCTTTGTTTATCTCTTTCTGGAACCTTATCCGTACTGCACAATCTATGTTTTCTTGTTGGGCGGGGTAAACAGTGACCGTCAAAACACGTTTCACATAGATAGTCTGTACAATCCAAGCAATAGCCTTTTGCCTTCACAGACTTTCCTTGATCCTGACATGGTTCACATAGTAGTTCAGTATCTTCCTCTTTCGACTTATTTACCTTTAGCCCAGCTGTGTCCTGACTCTCCGCCATAATTGCTCTCCTTCTTCGATTTCCGATTGTATGTATTAGAACAGGTTTACACTTGTAGTTTGATATCTGAGCCACCGATTATGTGTACAGCCATGTGCAATAATTCACCGATAAGAGATTAAATTATACAACGTCTGCGGGTTTAAAAAGTACTTGACATCCGAGTGAAGTGGATTACAAACTATACGGTTCTAGATTAAAGCGccaaaatgttcatgataatttgttaaatattcgAGAAGCATGCATCAGTgatctgatatttattttatatactatatCTAAGGGTTTATAACAATGTACAATTGCGTGATAGGATTAAAATATCCtcgtatataaaaaaaaatatggtagcATAAATATGGACATTTAAGTATCCGtataatgttatcaaatttgagttgttttacatttaatatgtcGGCAGACTTTGACATAACACAACGTTACCTAaccattattataaaacatacgcTGTAACCATGCCTTTCCtgcaaaatgttttacaaaacaatgataacacTGAACTTGacaaattaaattatgttgaCGCACATAGCATGCAGATGATACTAAATGGACGTGCAAATGACATGGCAAGCCAAATAAACTCGATTATCTTGACACTTGACTATTGTACATATAAAATGTagatatggaaaaaatatttcaagggTTTATCTCACCATTCAATACTTCCccatattttattcaaacaaaaacaaatttctatGGTTGGCAATGATAGGACACGGACGTTTTGTTTTCCCCAGACACACAATGTGTTACTTAAGAATCATTGAGTACACAATATTAACTCAACGTTGTGATAATCCGAAACAGGAGCCTGTTATTACGAAGGAAGAGTGCTGTACCAGTTTAATGGTATCCTTAAAAATAGTAAGCATTACATTTTTGTCATCTTCCTTTGTCGTTATAATGAATGTACGTCTAGTCTTGACATATAGCACGATTTGTTGGTACCTAGAATTCAATAGGAACATTATGTTAACAACGTGGTGGCCCCCATATGTTTCCGTACTATGCACACTTAGTGTATTTTCACGATTATACATTCAAACCCATGATATATGGCATTGTTTTTAAAgtgcttatacatgtattaaaagcactaaaaaAGTTTCCTGAAGTATTTTACCATAGACCTAATAATAACGTTATGCGTGAAAACACACTCAAAATGATCATACCGACATTTTTCgttatatatatgcaaacttATACATTTTCTGATGGTACTTATGTAGAAACCTAACCCGAACAATATTCTATGGATCATGCAGTTTATGGATGTGTAACCATTTCTGTGGAATATCTGTTTATTTTACTCTCTTTAAAtaactacttttaaaaaaaaaaacatgcctAAACTATGAGTCTGTATTATATAATGTAGTAGTGGTCTCTGATATGCTCTGAAGGATCTGATAAGCCCCGCCTACCATCTAGTCGTCAGCGAATAGCTTTCACTGcattatattcatgtatttcaagAATTATAGTGAGTGATGTTAAACTtttgtacagaatgaaccaaCATGTATTATACAAATCCCGTCTCGGGGCTGACTTACCCCTTTACATACACAAGGGACTGTTACTTCATATTCTTATTATACATTTCACAGAACATTACACATGTCAGCTTCATGTTTTTATTGCCATTTTTAGGTGTAATATAAAACCTAACAATATGCATTGTATGACAAGGAGAGTGATGACAAACACTAACATCATTTTATCACACATAATGATTGCAACTGATAATACAAAAGAGGTCAGGTACGAAATTGACTTCTAATTACATTGATAATAATGTACTACATCTAAATTCAAAAGCCTCGTACATTAACAAACTAAGATGTTTCATAGTCGATTCAAATTCTGTATTAAATACTACTGGCTCAACTCATTTACACATACTTGAGCGTTATCTACAATACCTAGTCATGCACGCGAAGACTGTGAAACAGTGACTCCAGCTATTTTATGAGGTGTATAGAATAAAAGCCAATTACACTTTCGAGCTAGAAACTCAGGCTCCACCCAGAAAAGGAGTATAACCATGCTTATTCCGGTCTTATTCATTACCGACACAATAATAGCACTCGATAATTCTAgttttatcatgtaatttacTTAGTGAAATTTAGctgaaaattgatgaaaatgttctactttcttttttaacatGTATGAGTTTCATGGGAGAATCGTTCTTGTAattccataaacaatatgtttacaaaataaccgaaatgcgtatgaagattaaacatatttatatggcactgcattccccgctttcccaaataagccctcataatcgtgatattagataaattaACGAGCTCGGAATTGTCATTGGCTCTTCTTTCTATACAGCTGCCACTGTTTCGCATTCGTGATATTTGTAATTCACGGTGCATTAAATGCAACGTACATTCCCGAAAAAGCGATACACATCTACTTATTGATATATTAACTAAAGATATGTAGGTCCGAACGAAAAACACTTGTACGGATGAAGGGAAAACACAACACGtagattgaatgaaaaaagggcaTTCATTCACTataatgttttatagttttatatcGAGAGATCATATCTGGGTAGTGGGTGGATAAAACTATTATATCAGTGTAATGAAGTTTTAAACCGAGAGATACGCTACAAATAGTGCATAAATGCACTCATGCAAAGGCTTTGCATGCGGCTTATTCAACCTACTCGTTTCAATGCTTTTAATACTTTAAAGGAGGGTAGCCTAAATTTAGACACAGACATTCTAGCATGTGTAATGACTTAATATTTTGAGGTAATAACGTCTAGTCGAAGTTTAAAACCAGTGACACTATTAGAAAATGCACCTACGTGCAtcctaaatataaacatttcactAAATTTCTAAgagtataaaaaatacattatatatattaattattttttgctgatttttaaacaatgttaatgGACTAAAGggcatcatttatttttatttaaacaatatcaaaggactgaagggcCATATTTTAGTGACCATGCTATGTAACGATAACCTGTGGACGAATCACTATGTTGACGCTTTTCCTAGACAGCTTTTCCCATACATAATCAGAATTAGCATATGAATTCCAGCACATGCGTATCGCAAATATACAGTGgattatgataatatttttcatttttaaaatagacAGTGCATGTCAAACTAAAACCTTTTGATAAACATGTGAATATGACATATATTCTTCAAACCCGCACTCTTTCAGCAATGTTCGTTTTATGGTCGTAATATTTTGGTTCATAAAGATCATTGAAATAtcgaatataaatattgaataatctttttttgcaaaaagtCATTTTACTGTCAATGCAAATGAATATCTATTAAGACGTCCATTGAAAATTTCTAATTGAAAGTACAGATATGTTAGATAATCTTCGGTCGCTAATACAAACTTAATTAATATACAGTACACCGAGACGCGCCAATTGCTCCATAGTATCTTATTTCTATCGTTATCTATTAACGTTTGAAAAGCAATCTGCATGCTCATCTTTAGAAACTAAGTGATGCTTTAAGTCATTTCATAAGTACTTTGTTTCTATCAATACTGCTATTGGAAACAAGTCTCTGCAACACTAAAAAGCGTTATATGTGAATTAAAATCCCGAGCACATTTAAGCTCCAAAAGGGTTGGAAAAAGGTGAACAAGCCTGGATATGGGAAAGGGACACTTATAAAGACGCACTTttgctcccaaataagatttaccacaattaatacaatttttttgaTGTACCAAAAACgtt contains:
- the LOC128244049 gene encoding uncharacterized protein LOC128244049 yields the protein MAECQDTSELGGKEDKEEDTELFCEQCLDEGTSIKAKGYCLDCNDYLCETCLNVHCLTRPMRKHRLCRTDEVPKRDEQRENNPNDATSDNTSLVCQIHDGYVIVSYCGTHNQLCCEKCLNIGHVACKDLNNITEFKNEITSKKEFNSFCASMTHFKNKWQIEKQRAFSYLDDVNRCYETTISFVTNQLGEMKAADSAYLGSVIAACESTINQLDQWLSDVESFKTSKQNNKLLQFMHSTQSQLRVMDDYVHASFGKSQITRYCIGNVEPSETSIINIAKTPFLLKRLNVKTLNKSKVPKIRDIICLNKTHMLVIDEHQNNIRLIDTTEDKVISRQTIDGLPLQMSRGEHTDVYVLHLDGQINVVQLQEQDNKFGLKDKIRTGTKYHTVDYYNQKLKVIGGNPIKLTELTLDRKVDRIVSESLSQTKDANGQSLISSVSFSTVEKSNGSVFVPGNNSIVEIKNDGTVELFAYSELLQSPQNIRVLEDSLLVSSLMNKNVYRVYRSSHVSSVFPKPLDFPVVAIGYDSEERRLFVGGESEYVHVYQL
- the LOC128244050 gene encoding uncharacterized protein LOC128244050, whose amino-acid sequence is MAESQDTAGLKVNKSKEEDTELLCEPCQDQGKSVKAKGYCLDCTDYLCETCFDGHCLPRPTRKHRLCSTDKVPERDKQRGSHPNDVPSDNTSLVCQIHDGYVIVSYCGTHKQFCCEKCLSIGHVACNDLNNITEFTNEITSRKEFNSFCASMTYFKNKWQLEKQRALSNLDYVNRCYETTISFVTNQLGEMKAADSAYLGLVISACESTINQLDQWLSDMESYKTTKRNKKLLQFMQSTQSQLRVMDDYVHASFGKSQITRYCICNVEPSETSIINIAKTPFLLKRLNISVTWMCSTINSDLICFNKHLLAVDQYNNIFSLIDTTEDKVISTQEANGSPVQMSSWENKDASILYCTQCGHINSVHIQQQDNELKLIDGETIRTETQYHSIDYYNQKLKVIGGNPLQLAELTLDGKLDRIVNKDLSQTKDADGQSLISSVSFSTVDKSTGSVFVPGNNSIVEIKNDGTVELFAYSELLKSPQNIRVLEDSSLLVASRENKNVYRVYRSGHVSSVLPEPLDFPVVAIGYDTEERRLFVGGESDNVSVYQL